In Rosa chinensis cultivar Old Blush chromosome 1, RchiOBHm-V2, whole genome shotgun sequence, a genomic segment contains:
- the LOC112200685 gene encoding disease resistance protein RPV1, with translation MYSALNQKGILTFMDDPELEKGKSIRPELLAATEESRSAIVILSPTYADSSWCLDELVKIIQCMKDMGQQVLPVFYGVDPSDVRHQRGRFQLKRETQVDVEVREHEEVYGKNEDRLNAWRAALTEVANLSGWDSWNYS, from the coding sequence ATGTATTCTGCACTAAATCAGAAAGGAATTCTCACCTTTATGGATGACCCAGAGCTTGAGAAAGGAAAATCCATTAGGCCTGAACTTTTAGCTGCAACTGAGGAGTCTAGGTCTGCGATTGTCATTCTCTCACCCACCTATGCTGATTCAtcatggtgcttggatgaactcgTCAAGATTATTCAATGCATGAAAGATATGGGCCAACAAGTCCTCCCCGTCTTCTACGGCGTGGATCCTTCTGATGTGCGGCACCAAAggggaaggtttcagctcaaaAGGGAAACCCAAGTAGATGTGGAAGTAAGGGAACATGAAGAAGTTTATGGGAAGAATGAGGACAGACTAAATGCGTGGAGAGCTGCTTTGACTGAGGTCGCCAATCTTTCTGGCTGGGATTCCTGGAATTATTCGTAG
- the LOC112173590 gene encoding disease resistance protein RUN1, whose product MDSRIHDLISNYIYPQLGGVRFIGIHGMRGIGKTTLARAIHDDICQDFDRTCFLSNVREMSKNNGLVSLQEKLLSKILMAKIKNIEDEYTGAAMIGRRLCRIKVLVVIDDVDQLTKLEKLAESRNWFGPGSRIIITTTDFQLLKAHDVDATYKANGLNSNEALQLLSLKAFKKFPPPEDYLHLCHHILGYAQGLPLALVVLGSFLFGRSTDEWTSATDRLKNTPHKRIIEVLWISFDGLDERDREIFLHIACFYKGKDKDRVTQILDYCQLDPVIGLSVLADRSLITFSNNELWMHDLLQEMGWEIVREQSPKEPGKRSRLWSHEDINDVLKGNKGTDSIQGKVMELTKLQVAHWNPEAFSNLSQLSS is encoded by the exons ATGGATTCCCGCATTCATGATCTAATAAGCAATTACATATATCCACAGCTTGGTGGGGTGCGTTTTATAGGGATCCATGGCATGCGGGGCATAGGTAAGACAACACTTGCTCGAGCTATCCATGATGATATTTGTCAGGATTTTGACCGAACCTGCTTTCTTTCCAATGTTAGAGAAATGTCTAAAAACAATGGCCTAGTTTCTCTACAAGAAAAACTTCTTTCCAAAATCCTGAtggcaaaaattaaaaatatagagGATGAATACACAGGAGCTGCTATGATAGGAAGGCGGTTGTGTAGAATAAAGGTGCTTGTTGTTATTGATGATGTGGATCAGTTGACAAAATTAGAGAAATTGGCTGAAAGTCGCAACTGGTTTGGTCCAGGGAGTAGAATCATCATAACCACCACAGATTTTCAGTTGCTAAAGGCACATGATGTTGATGCTACATACAAGGCTAACGGGTTAAACTCTAATGAAGCACTtcaacttttgagtttgaaggcTTTTAAGAAATTTCCCCCACCAGAAGATTATTTGCACCTGTGCCACCATATTTTAGGGTATGCTCAGGGGCTTCCATTGGCTCTCGTGGTTTtaggttcttttctctttggTAGAAGCACTGATGAATGGACAAGTGCAACAGATAGGCTAAAGAACACACCACATAAACGCATTATTGAGGTGCTTTGGATTAGTTTTGATGGACTGGATGAAAGGGACAGAGAAATATTCCTACATATTGCTTGCTTTTACAAGGGGAAGGATAAGGATCGTGTGACACAAATACTAGACTATTGCCAGCTAGACCCTGTCATTGGTTTAAGTGTTCTTGCAGATAGATCTCTAATAACTTTCTCCAACAACGAACTGTGGATGCATGATTTGCTACAAGAAATGGGCTGGGAAATTGTTCGGGAACAGTCTCCTAAAGAGCCAGGCAAACGTAGTAGATTATGGTCTCATGAAGACATCAACGATGTGCTGAAGGGAAATAAG GGAACAGATTCAATCCAAGGCAAGGTAATGGAGTTGACTAAATTACAAGTGGCTCATTGGAATCCAGAAGCCTTTTCAAATTTGTCTCAACTGAGTTCTTAA
- the LOC112200697 gene encoding TMV resistance protein N, giving the protein MDWNFEKLKFIKLCHSQNIVETPDLVGVQNLESLDLEGCENLVRVYQSLGFLKKLIVLNLKGLESLPSRIEMESLEILIISSCLKVKKIPEFVGNMERLSVLYLDETAIVELPVSIERLNGLVSLNLSNCRNLVNVGEMDCFEENDVNSGSAIEMSSTHDLIKYVRGSVFHGCEVVWGSVNKFLPSGLLQKVNTKPMSIRLPISGLCNLTYLNLSNCNLGEGAFANEFGYFPSLVTLNLSGNNFVRLPSGIGLLSKLENFNLENCKRLQELSDLPSNSILDLRADGCNNIAFEMLKTFIYQAISNKRETFQIVIPGSYIPDWFNHWSFGCSLSISLPAHWNNSQFMGFALCAVFVLHEHQRVDELYTYEFKTFNATHHLVCCLKLDGRELGVYGRQPAFRFSEKFCQVESDHLWLFYVSRDKYFGIEWWPNSSSQVEFLFETRGPGLMVKECGVHLIYEQDVQELNQTTTQ; this is encoded by the exons ATGGACTGG AATTTTGAGAAGTTGAAGTTTATCAAACTCTGCCATTCTCAAAACATTGTGGAGACCCCAGACCTTGTAGGCGTTCAGAATCTTGAGAGTTTAGATCTTGAAGGATGTGAGAATTTGGTAAGAGTCTATCAATCCCTTGGATTTCTCAAAAAGCTTATTGTCCTGAATCTTAAAGGTCTCGAGAGTCTGCCAAGTAGAATTGAAATGGAATCTCTTGAAATATTAATTATTTCTAGCTGCTTAAAAGTTAAGAAGATTCCTGAGTTTGTTGGAAATATGGAACGTTTGTCGGTGCTTTATCTTGATGAGACTGCCATTGTGGAACTGCCTGTGTCAATTGAACGGCTAAATGGCCTTGTGTCATTGAATCTGAGCAACTGCAGAAATCTT GTAAATGTGGGGGAGATGGACTGTTTTGAGGAAAATGATGTGAATAGTGGTTCTGCAATAGAAATGTCATCTACCCATGATCTCATAAAATATGTGAGAGGATCAGTCTTTCATGGATGCGAAGTAGTTTGGGGATCTGTAAATAAGTTCTTGCCTTCTGGATTGCTGCAAAAAGTAAATACAAAGCCAATGAGTATCCGCTTGCCTATATCTGGTCTGTGTAATTTAACATATCTGAACCTAAGTAATTGCAATCTTGGTGAAGGAGCATTTGCCAATGAATTTGGTTACTTTCCTTCTTTGGTGACCTTGAATCTAAGTGGAAACAATTTTGTTCGTCTTCCTTCAGGCATTGGATTGCTTTCTAAGCTTGAGAACTTTAACTTGGAGAATTGCAAGAGACTTCAAGAGTTGTCAGACCTACCATCAAATAGTATACTGGATTTAAGGGCGGATG gatgcaatAACATAGCATTTGAAATGCTGAAGACATTCATTTATCAG GCAATCTCCAATAAGAGGGAAACTTTTCAAATTGTAATTCCTGGAAGTTATATTCCTGACTGGTTCAACCATTGGAGTTTTGGGTGTTCATTAAGTATATCTTTACCTGCACATTGGAATAACAGTCAGTTTATGGGATTTGCTTTGTGTGCGGTTTTTGTACTCCATGAGCACCAACGGGTGGATGAGCTTTATACATATGAATTTAAGACTTTTAATGCAACACATCATCTTGTATGTTGCCTGAAGCTTGATGGAAGAGAATTGGGTGTATATGGCAGACAGCCTGCATTTCGCTTTAGTGAAAAATTTTGCCAGGTTGAGTCAGATCATCTGTGGCTATTCTATGTATCTCGTGATAAATACTTTGGTATAGAGTGGTGGCCTAACAGTTCCAGTCAGGTTGAGTTCTTATTTGAAACCAGAGGGCCAGGTCTGATGGTGAAGGAGTGTGGAGTCCATCTGATATATGAGCAAGATGTGCAAGAATTGAACCAAACAACCACTCAATGA